From Primulina tabacum isolate GXHZ01 chromosome 2, ASM2559414v2, whole genome shotgun sequence, one genomic window encodes:
- the LOC142529658 gene encoding peptide chain release factor PrfB3, chloroplastic isoform X1 yields MAAESLYTRMSAGLLNEIQLKSSRSSSNYPKIHTSPNFSSSALRASQESFDDAKSKFFKELKGMFSLRKRIEDSVLRAEMLAPTALEVEEAKCVNQEEVVRDYDLWDDIGKSNEILIKLADSVKVVDALRDIKYKAEEAKLITELAETDSISYALFRQAYRASLDVKKIMDNYEMSGLLKEPYDTEGACITVESRCGDVYSEIWAGQLTQMYMKWAQRQGHIARIVEKFPSNKVGVRSATIELEFKFAFGYLSGERGIHSMIRNHETGNKTIHGEQATLASVDVIPLFLESSPDMFIDDEDVLVSYPSYKKDDLSVPSSAVNIRHIPTGLEVESTGERSRFANKIKALDRLKAKLLVLLRNQGLTDVKNIEKGAILDVWSTQETRRYVFQPNKMVHDLKSGIQVPRLQAILNGNIDSLIAAYINSRHK; encoded by the exons ATGGCGGCTGAATCTTTGTACACTCGGATGTCTGCTGGATTATTGAATGAAATTCAGCTCAAGAGTTCTCGGAGTTCCTCAAATTAtcccaaaattcacacttcacCGAATTTCAGCTCCAGTGCTTTGCGGGCTTCTCAAGAATCGTTCGATGACGCCAAGAGCAAGTTTTTCAAAGAACTCA AAGGTATGTTTTCTTTGAGGAAGAGAATAGAAGATTCAGTCCTCCGTGCGGAGATGTTAGCACCCACAGCCTTGGAAGTTGAAGAAGCAAAATGTGTTAATCAGGAAGAAGTTGTTCGTGACTATGATTTGTGGGATGACATTGGTAAATCAAATGAGATTCTGATCAAACTGGCTGATAGTGTCAAGGTGGTTGATGCACTCAGGGACATTAAATATAAG GCTGAGGAAGCTAAACTTATAACAGAGCTAGCAGAGACGGATTCTATAAGTTATGCACTTTTCAGGCAAGCATACAGAGCTTCATTAGATGTCAAGAAGATTATGGATAATTATGAGATGTCTGGGCTTCTCAAAGAGCCATATGACACGGAGGGAGCATGCATCACTGTTGAATCTAGATGTGGAGATGTATACTCTGAG ATATGGGCAGGACAGCTAACCCAAATGTACATGAAATGGGCTCAAAGGCAGGGCCATATAGCCCGAATAGTTGAGAAATTTCCTTCAAATAAAGTTGGTGTCAGGTCTGCTACCATCGAGTTGGAATTCAAGTTTGCTTTTGGCTATCTATCAGGGGAAAGAGGCATCCACTCTATGATCCGAAATCATGAAACTGGGAACAAAACTATTCATGGTGAG CAGGCTACCTTGGCATCTGTGGATGTGATTCCCCTATTCCTTGAATCATCTCCTGACATGTTTATTGACGATGAAGATGTACTTGTTTCGTACCCATCATATAAGAAGGATGATTTAAGTGTGCCTTCATCAGCAGTTAACATTCGTCACATTCCTACAGGTTTGGAAGTTGAATCCACAG GTGAAAGGAGTCGATTTGCTAATAAGATCAAGGCCCTTGATCGCTTGAAAGCTAAACTTCTCGTTCTTCTGAGAAACCAAGGATTAACCGACGTAAAAAACATAGAAAAAGGCGCCATTCTTGATGTGTGGAGTACTCAAGAAACTCGTCGATATGTGTTTCAACCGAACAAAATGGTACACGATCTGAAATCCGGTATCCAAGTTCCCCGGTTGCAAGCAATTTTAAATGGCAATATCGACTCTCTTATTGCTGCTTACATTAATTCAAGACACAAGTGa
- the LOC142529658 gene encoding peptide chain release factor PrfB3, chloroplastic isoform X2 produces MAAESLYTRMSAGLLNEIQLKSSRSSSNYPKIHTSPNFSSSALRASQESFDDAKSKFFKELSMFSLRKRIEDSVLRAEMLAPTALEVEEAKCVNQEEVVRDYDLWDDIGKSNEILIKLADSVKVVDALRDIKYKAEEAKLITELAETDSISYALFRQAYRASLDVKKIMDNYEMSGLLKEPYDTEGACITVESRCGDVYSEIWAGQLTQMYMKWAQRQGHIARIVEKFPSNKVGVRSATIELEFKFAFGYLSGERGIHSMIRNHETGNKTIHGEQATLASVDVIPLFLESSPDMFIDDEDVLVSYPSYKKDDLSVPSSAVNIRHIPTGLEVESTGERSRFANKIKALDRLKAKLLVLLRNQGLTDVKNIEKGAILDVWSTQETRRYVFQPNKMVHDLKSGIQVPRLQAILNGNIDSLIAAYINSRHK; encoded by the exons ATGGCGGCTGAATCTTTGTACACTCGGATGTCTGCTGGATTATTGAATGAAATTCAGCTCAAGAGTTCTCGGAGTTCCTCAAATTAtcccaaaattcacacttcacCGAATTTCAGCTCCAGTGCTTTGCGGGCTTCTCAAGAATCGTTCGATGACGCCAAGAGCAAGTTTTTCAAAGAACTCA GTATGTTTTCTTTGAGGAAGAGAATAGAAGATTCAGTCCTCCGTGCGGAGATGTTAGCACCCACAGCCTTGGAAGTTGAAGAAGCAAAATGTGTTAATCAGGAAGAAGTTGTTCGTGACTATGATTTGTGGGATGACATTGGTAAATCAAATGAGATTCTGATCAAACTGGCTGATAGTGTCAAGGTGGTTGATGCACTCAGGGACATTAAATATAAG GCTGAGGAAGCTAAACTTATAACAGAGCTAGCAGAGACGGATTCTATAAGTTATGCACTTTTCAGGCAAGCATACAGAGCTTCATTAGATGTCAAGAAGATTATGGATAATTATGAGATGTCTGGGCTTCTCAAAGAGCCATATGACACGGAGGGAGCATGCATCACTGTTGAATCTAGATGTGGAGATGTATACTCTGAG ATATGGGCAGGACAGCTAACCCAAATGTACATGAAATGGGCTCAAAGGCAGGGCCATATAGCCCGAATAGTTGAGAAATTTCCTTCAAATAAAGTTGGTGTCAGGTCTGCTACCATCGAGTTGGAATTCAAGTTTGCTTTTGGCTATCTATCAGGGGAAAGAGGCATCCACTCTATGATCCGAAATCATGAAACTGGGAACAAAACTATTCATGGTGAG CAGGCTACCTTGGCATCTGTGGATGTGATTCCCCTATTCCTTGAATCATCTCCTGACATGTTTATTGACGATGAAGATGTACTTGTTTCGTACCCATCATATAAGAAGGATGATTTAAGTGTGCCTTCATCAGCAGTTAACATTCGTCACATTCCTACAGGTTTGGAAGTTGAATCCACAG GTGAAAGGAGTCGATTTGCTAATAAGATCAAGGCCCTTGATCGCTTGAAAGCTAAACTTCTCGTTCTTCTGAGAAACCAAGGATTAACCGACGTAAAAAACATAGAAAAAGGCGCCATTCTTGATGTGTGGAGTACTCAAGAAACTCGTCGATATGTGTTTCAACCGAACAAAATGGTACACGATCTGAAATCCGGTATCCAAGTTCCCCGGTTGCAAGCAATTTTAAATGGCAATATCGACTCTCTTATTGCTGCTTACATTAATTCAAGACACAAGTGa
- the LOC142529658 gene encoding peptide chain release factor PrfB3, chloroplastic isoform X3, with translation MAAESLYTRMSAGLLNEIQLKSSRSSSNYPKIHTSPNFSSSALRASQESFDDAKSKFFKELKGMFSLRKRIEDSVLRAEMLAPTALEVEEAKCVNQEEVVRDYDLWDDIGKSNEILIKLADSVKVVDALRDIKYKAEEAKLITELAETDSISYALFRQAYRASLDVKKIMDNYEMSGLLKEPYDTEGACITVESRCGDVYSEIWAGQLTQMYMKWAQRQGHIARIVEKFPSNKVGVRSATIELEFKFAFGYLSGERGIHSMIRNHETGNKTIHGEATLASVDVIPLFLESSPDMFIDDEDVLVSYPSYKKDDLSVPSSAVNIRHIPTGLEVESTGERSRFANKIKALDRLKAKLLVLLRNQGLTDVKNIEKGAILDVWSTQETRRYVFQPNKMVHDLKSGIQVPRLQAILNGNIDSLIAAYINSRHK, from the exons ATGGCGGCTGAATCTTTGTACACTCGGATGTCTGCTGGATTATTGAATGAAATTCAGCTCAAGAGTTCTCGGAGTTCCTCAAATTAtcccaaaattcacacttcacCGAATTTCAGCTCCAGTGCTTTGCGGGCTTCTCAAGAATCGTTCGATGACGCCAAGAGCAAGTTTTTCAAAGAACTCA AAGGTATGTTTTCTTTGAGGAAGAGAATAGAAGATTCAGTCCTCCGTGCGGAGATGTTAGCACCCACAGCCTTGGAAGTTGAAGAAGCAAAATGTGTTAATCAGGAAGAAGTTGTTCGTGACTATGATTTGTGGGATGACATTGGTAAATCAAATGAGATTCTGATCAAACTGGCTGATAGTGTCAAGGTGGTTGATGCACTCAGGGACATTAAATATAAG GCTGAGGAAGCTAAACTTATAACAGAGCTAGCAGAGACGGATTCTATAAGTTATGCACTTTTCAGGCAAGCATACAGAGCTTCATTAGATGTCAAGAAGATTATGGATAATTATGAGATGTCTGGGCTTCTCAAAGAGCCATATGACACGGAGGGAGCATGCATCACTGTTGAATCTAGATGTGGAGATGTATACTCTGAG ATATGGGCAGGACAGCTAACCCAAATGTACATGAAATGGGCTCAAAGGCAGGGCCATATAGCCCGAATAGTTGAGAAATTTCCTTCAAATAAAGTTGGTGTCAGGTCTGCTACCATCGAGTTGGAATTCAAGTTTGCTTTTGGCTATCTATCAGGGGAAAGAGGCATCCACTCTATGATCCGAAATCATGAAACTGGGAACAAAACTATTCATGGTGAG GCTACCTTGGCATCTGTGGATGTGATTCCCCTATTCCTTGAATCATCTCCTGACATGTTTATTGACGATGAAGATGTACTTGTTTCGTACCCATCATATAAGAAGGATGATTTAAGTGTGCCTTCATCAGCAGTTAACATTCGTCACATTCCTACAGGTTTGGAAGTTGAATCCACAG GTGAAAGGAGTCGATTTGCTAATAAGATCAAGGCCCTTGATCGCTTGAAAGCTAAACTTCTCGTTCTTCTGAGAAACCAAGGATTAACCGACGTAAAAAACATAGAAAAAGGCGCCATTCTTGATGTGTGGAGTACTCAAGAAACTCGTCGATATGTGTTTCAACCGAACAAAATGGTACACGATCTGAAATCCGGTATCCAAGTTCCCCGGTTGCAAGCAATTTTAAATGGCAATATCGACTCTCTTATTGCTGCTTACATTAATTCAAGACACAAGTGa
- the LOC142529658 gene encoding peptide chain release factor PrfB3, chloroplastic isoform X4, translating into MAAESLYTRMSAGLLNEIQLKSSRSSSNYPKIHTSPNFSSSALRASQESFDDAKSKFFKELSMFSLRKRIEDSVLRAEMLAPTALEVEEAKCVNQEEVVRDYDLWDDIGKSNEILIKLADSVKVVDALRDIKYKAEEAKLITELAETDSISYALFRQAYRASLDVKKIMDNYEMSGLLKEPYDTEGACITVESRCGDVYSEIWAGQLTQMYMKWAQRQGHIARIVEKFPSNKVGVRSATIELEFKFAFGYLSGERGIHSMIRNHETGNKTIHGEATLASVDVIPLFLESSPDMFIDDEDVLVSYPSYKKDDLSVPSSAVNIRHIPTGLEVESTGERSRFANKIKALDRLKAKLLVLLRNQGLTDVKNIEKGAILDVWSTQETRRYVFQPNKMVHDLKSGIQVPRLQAILNGNIDSLIAAYINSRHK; encoded by the exons ATGGCGGCTGAATCTTTGTACACTCGGATGTCTGCTGGATTATTGAATGAAATTCAGCTCAAGAGTTCTCGGAGTTCCTCAAATTAtcccaaaattcacacttcacCGAATTTCAGCTCCAGTGCTTTGCGGGCTTCTCAAGAATCGTTCGATGACGCCAAGAGCAAGTTTTTCAAAGAACTCA GTATGTTTTCTTTGAGGAAGAGAATAGAAGATTCAGTCCTCCGTGCGGAGATGTTAGCACCCACAGCCTTGGAAGTTGAAGAAGCAAAATGTGTTAATCAGGAAGAAGTTGTTCGTGACTATGATTTGTGGGATGACATTGGTAAATCAAATGAGATTCTGATCAAACTGGCTGATAGTGTCAAGGTGGTTGATGCACTCAGGGACATTAAATATAAG GCTGAGGAAGCTAAACTTATAACAGAGCTAGCAGAGACGGATTCTATAAGTTATGCACTTTTCAGGCAAGCATACAGAGCTTCATTAGATGTCAAGAAGATTATGGATAATTATGAGATGTCTGGGCTTCTCAAAGAGCCATATGACACGGAGGGAGCATGCATCACTGTTGAATCTAGATGTGGAGATGTATACTCTGAG ATATGGGCAGGACAGCTAACCCAAATGTACATGAAATGGGCTCAAAGGCAGGGCCATATAGCCCGAATAGTTGAGAAATTTCCTTCAAATAAAGTTGGTGTCAGGTCTGCTACCATCGAGTTGGAATTCAAGTTTGCTTTTGGCTATCTATCAGGGGAAAGAGGCATCCACTCTATGATCCGAAATCATGAAACTGGGAACAAAACTATTCATGGTGAG GCTACCTTGGCATCTGTGGATGTGATTCCCCTATTCCTTGAATCATCTCCTGACATGTTTATTGACGATGAAGATGTACTTGTTTCGTACCCATCATATAAGAAGGATGATTTAAGTGTGCCTTCATCAGCAGTTAACATTCGTCACATTCCTACAGGTTTGGAAGTTGAATCCACAG GTGAAAGGAGTCGATTTGCTAATAAGATCAAGGCCCTTGATCGCTTGAAAGCTAAACTTCTCGTTCTTCTGAGAAACCAAGGATTAACCGACGTAAAAAACATAGAAAAAGGCGCCATTCTTGATGTGTGGAGTACTCAAGAAACTCGTCGATATGTGTTTCAACCGAACAAAATGGTACACGATCTGAAATCCGGTATCCAAGTTCCCCGGTTGCAAGCAATTTTAAATGGCAATATCGACTCTCTTATTGCTGCTTACATTAATTCAAGACACAAGTGa
- the LOC142529679 gene encoding protein EARLY RESPONSIVE TO DEHYDRATION 15 → MALVSGRRSTLNPNAQPFIPAAVRQVEDFSPEWWNLVKTSTWFHDYWIGQHQGEDVFAENDGFVGDDVIELLPDSIDLGVDEDILNMEAQFEEFLQFAESGHGNKAIKGVSENGSISNSEALVKTIGVPKERGLKSPREPMKYWEKPAKHVSPKYSPRSIQQPR, encoded by the exons ATGGCTTTAGTATCTGGAAGAAGGTCAACACTCAATCCAAATGCGCAGCCTTTCATCCCAGCCGCTGTGCGGCAAGTGGAGGATTTCTCACCAGAGTGGTGGAATCTTGTAAAGACATCGACTTGGTTCCATGACTACTGGATCGGTCAACACCAAGGAGAAGATGTTTTCGCTGAGAATGATGGTTTCGTTGGGGATGATGTCATTGAATTGTTGCCCGATTCCATTGACCTGGGTGTGGATGAAGATATATTAAACATGGAAGCGCAATTTGAGGAATTTCTCCAATTTGCCGAGTCTGGTCATGGGAACAAGGCGATTAAGGGGGTGTCTGAAAATG GTTCCATTTCAAATTCGGAGGCGCTTGTGAAGACCATCGGCGTGCCCAAAGAGAGAGGCCTCAAGTCCCCGAGGGAGCCAATGAAGTACTGGGAAAAACCAGCCAAGCATGTTAGCCCGAAATACAGCCCTCGATCCATTCAGCAGCCTCGCTAA